The sequence GCGCACCACATCGTCGGCGTAATGGCGATAACCCAGCAAATTCTGCCCTCTCAGCAGCATCTGCTGTTTGGTATTGGGCATAGCCTTTTTCAGTTGACGGATTCTGTCCCAGGGATCTTCACCTAAGTAGCGTATACAGGCATCAAAGGTTGCCCCGCCCCAGGTTTCCAGAGACCAGTAGCCAATAGCATCAAGCTTTTCTGCAATCGGCAGCATATCGTCAAGGCGCATACGCGTGGCCAGCAGAGACTGATGACCGTCCCTGAGTACAACATCTGTAATAGCAAGTGGATTGGACATGGGATCTCCGAATTAAGGTTGTTTACGATACTGATGAACGGCAGTGGTAATAGCTGCTGCGAGTGCCGGTGAAGGCCCTTTGCGGGCGACAGGAAAACGCGCTCCGGTTCCTGATGGGGCAGCCCCCGGAAACTTCCGGCAAAACAGACTGATCAGAGACACAGCGCCAATCAACAGACCAAGAAAGGTAAAAACCACTACCATACCGACCACAAGCAGCAAACCTGCATCCTGTAACTGTGAATATAACTCTGGTGTCATCTGTCACGCCCAATTGATTGAAAGACCAGATAAGTAACATGGCGATCTGAAAAAAACAATATAAGCCTGCTGCCGAAACGAGATAACAAATTACTTTTTATTCATAAAAAACGCATATTTAATCAAATGCGACGAATATTGTTCGAAACACCACCACATTTCTGTCCGGTATCAGTCACGATAATAGTGGCTATCATCAATCTAAATATCCTCTCTGTATATAAAACGCCCAATCTGAGTTAATGAAATAAATTTAACCTTTACCCTGTCTGCTAGGGAAACAAAATCAATCAGTGTCAAATAACAGGCCCAAAACAGGAATCTCAACA comes from Lacimicrobium alkaliphilum and encodes:
- a CDS encoding OadG family protein, translated to MTPELYSQLQDAGLLLVVGMVVVFTFLGLLIGAVSLISLFCRKFPGAAPSGTGARFPVARKGPSPALAAAITTAVHQYRKQP